A window from Synechococcus sp. RSCCF101 encodes these proteins:
- the purU gene encoding formyltetrahydrofolate deformylase — protein MSVPTAILQLICPDRPGLVSELSGWVAANGGNIRHADHHTDADAGLFLSRLEWDLDGFGLPREAIAPATEALAQRLQGRSSLHFSDALSRTAIFVSKQSHCLLDLLWRTRSGELPMEVPLVVSNHPDLRQEAEAFGSRFVHLPVSQGSRAEVEQQQLELLAAERIDLVVLAKYMQILSADFLGRFGEVINIHHSFLPAFKGAQPYHRAWERGVKLIGATAHYVTEDLDDGPIIEQTTVHVSHRDEVEDLIRKGRDTERLALARAVRLHLRRQVMEYRGRTAVFD, from the coding sequence ATGAGCGTGCCCACGGCCATCCTGCAGCTGATCTGTCCCGATCGCCCCGGGCTGGTGAGCGAGCTCTCGGGCTGGGTGGCGGCCAATGGAGGCAACATCCGCCACGCCGACCACCACACCGATGCCGATGCGGGTCTGTTCCTGAGCCGCCTGGAGTGGGATCTCGACGGCTTCGGCCTGCCGCGGGAGGCGATCGCACCGGCGACGGAGGCCCTGGCCCAGCGCCTGCAGGGCCGCTCCTCCCTGCACTTCTCCGATGCCCTCAGCCGGACGGCCATCTTTGTGAGCAAGCAGAGCCACTGCCTGCTCGATCTGCTCTGGCGCACCCGCAGCGGTGAGCTGCCGATGGAGGTGCCGCTGGTGGTCTCGAATCACCCCGATCTGCGGCAGGAGGCCGAGGCCTTCGGGAGCCGCTTCGTGCACCTGCCCGTGAGCCAGGGCAGCCGGGCTGAGGTGGAACAGCAGCAGCTGGAGCTGCTGGCCGCGGAGCGCATCGACCTGGTGGTGCTGGCCAAGTACATGCAGATCCTCTCGGCCGATTTTCTCGGCCGCTTCGGGGAGGTGATCAACATCCACCACTCCTTCCTGCCGGCCTTCAAGGGCGCCCAGCCCTATCACCGGGCCTGGGAGCGGGGGGTGAAGCTGATCGGGGCCACCGCCCACTATGTCACCGAGGACCTGGATGACGGCCCGATCATCGAGCAGACCACCGTGCACGTGAGCCACCGCGACGAAGTGGAGGATCTGATCCGCAAGGGCCGTGACACCGAGCGACTGGCCCTGGCGCGGGCAGTGCGGCTGCATCTGCGTCGCCAGGTGATGGAGTACCGCGGGCGCACGGCCGTGTTCGACTGA
- a CDS encoding RpoD/SigA family RNA polymerase sigma factor translates to MGIPLDSTSGAGTRRPSVEPQLPPKLPASRRKPRTSPLQGSASSSAARGSSRNGSDSIGWYLSNIGRVPLLTPAEEIELAHHVQAMKRLQDLPEAELTPRQRHQIRMGGRARDRMMAANLRLVVSVAKKYQNQGLELLDLVQEGAIGLERAVEKFDPAMGYKFSTYAYWWIRQGMTRAIDNSARTIRLPIHVSEKLSKMRRVTRELSHELGRQPNRMELAEAMGIATLELEDLISQSAPCASLDAHARGEEDRSTLGELIPDPSSGEPMEGMDRSLQKEHLGTWLSQLNEREQKILRLRFGLDGAEPLTLAEIGRQINVSRERVRQLEAKAILKLRTMTSYQQAA, encoded by the coding sequence ATGGGGATCCCTCTGGATTCCACTTCCGGAGCTGGCACACGCCGCCCGTCAGTGGAACCGCAACTACCGCCGAAACTCCCCGCCTCTCGGCGGAAGCCACGCACATCACCTCTACAGGGTTCCGCATCCAGCTCTGCGGCACGTGGGAGTAGCCGAAACGGCTCCGATTCCATCGGCTGGTATCTCAGCAACATTGGCCGTGTGCCCCTGCTCACTCCGGCCGAGGAGATCGAGCTGGCACACCATGTGCAGGCGATGAAGCGCCTCCAGGATCTTCCCGAAGCCGAACTCACACCGCGCCAGCGTCATCAGATCCGCATGGGCGGTCGCGCCCGCGACCGGATGATGGCGGCCAATCTGAGGCTCGTTGTCAGCGTGGCCAAGAAGTATCAGAACCAGGGTCTGGAACTTCTCGATCTGGTTCAGGAAGGAGCCATCGGACTGGAACGGGCGGTTGAGAAATTCGACCCGGCAATGGGATACAAGTTCTCCACCTACGCCTACTGGTGGATCCGCCAGGGGATGACGCGCGCCATCGACAACAGCGCTCGCACCATCCGTCTTCCCATCCATGTGAGCGAGAAGCTCTCCAAGATGCGCCGTGTCACGCGCGAGCTCTCCCATGAGCTCGGCCGCCAGCCCAACCGGATGGAGCTGGCCGAGGCCATGGGCATCGCCACCCTGGAGCTGGAGGACCTGATCTCCCAGAGCGCTCCCTGCGCCTCACTCGACGCCCACGCCCGCGGCGAGGAGGACCGCAGCACCCTGGGTGAGCTGATCCCCGATCCCAGCAGCGGTGAGCCCATGGAGGGGATGGACCGCAGTCTGCAGAAGGAGCACCTGGGCACCTGGCTCTCCCAGCTCAATGAGCGCGAGCAGAAGATCCTCAGGCTCCGCTTCGGCCTGGACGGCGCCGAGCCCCTGACCCTGGCTGAGATCGGCCGCCAGATCAACGTGTCCCGCGAGCGGGTGCGCCAGCTGGAAGCCAAGGCGATCCTCAAGCTCCGCACCATGACCAGCTACCAGCAGGCCGCCTGA
- a CDS encoding O-antigen ligase: MRLPALASGLPTGASPLGWRCFQIGLLLLPSSALLASALFVVALVLGCRGRSPWWRDSCNRVLLVVATLMLLGTLRADRADLAWAGLANWLPFFWGFWGFQPYVAAPPARRRAALWLVAGTVPVILTGLGQMWAGWRGPWQLLGGLIIWHMSPGGEPEGRLSGLFDYANIAGSWLALVWPLALAALLQRGLSRGRRLTVLLIAAGLVAALLLTDSRNAWGALLLALPLVAGPASWLWLLPVLLLALLPVLVAVLPGVPSGWQEAARALVPEGIWGRLSDAKHAAERVPASTRLGQWGVALGLIGERPWLGWGAAAFTVLYPARTGQWHGHPHNLPIEMAVSFGVPAALLLVGMVVGLLGRSARRGMAGGALFERAWWAAALVLLSLHATDIPLYDSRLNIAGWILLAGLRGRQPAETRAGAP; encoded by the coding sequence ATGCGGCTCCCGGCTCTCGCCAGTGGCCTGCCGACGGGAGCCTCCCCCCTGGGCTGGCGCTGCTTTCAGATCGGGCTGCTGCTGCTGCCCTCCAGCGCCCTGCTGGCCAGTGCCCTGTTCGTGGTGGCGCTGGTGCTGGGCTGCCGCGGCCGCAGCCCCTGGTGGCGCGATTCCTGCAACCGGGTGCTGTTGGTGGTGGCGACCCTGATGCTGCTGGGCACCCTCCGGGCCGATCGAGCCGATCTGGCCTGGGCCGGCCTGGCGAACTGGCTCCCCTTCTTCTGGGGCTTCTGGGGATTTCAGCCCTATGTGGCCGCGCCGCCGGCTCGGCGACGGGCGGCCCTCTGGCTGGTGGCCGGCACCGTTCCGGTGATCCTCACGGGGCTGGGCCAGATGTGGGCCGGCTGGAGAGGCCCCTGGCAACTGCTGGGCGGGCTGATCATCTGGCACATGAGTCCGGGCGGCGAACCCGAGGGCCGCCTGTCCGGCCTGTTCGACTACGCCAACATCGCCGGCTCGTGGCTGGCCCTGGTCTGGCCCCTGGCCCTGGCGGCGCTGCTGCAGCGCGGTCTGTCCCGCGGGCGGCGACTCACTGTGCTGCTGATCGCGGCCGGGCTCGTGGCGGCCCTGCTGCTCACCGACTCGCGCAACGCCTGGGGGGCTCTGCTGCTGGCCCTTCCCCTGGTGGCCGGCCCCGCCAGCTGGCTCTGGCTGCTGCCGGTGCTGCTGCTCGCGCTGCTGCCGGTGCTGGTGGCCGTGCTGCCGGGGGTGCCGAGCGGCTGGCAGGAGGCGGCCCGGGCGCTGGTGCCGGAGGGCATCTGGGGGCGCCTCAGCGATGCCAAGCACGCAGCGGAGCGGGTTCCCGCCTCCACCCGCCTCGGTCAGTGGGGTGTGGCACTGGGCCTGATCGGGGAGCGGCCCTGGCTGGGCTGGGGTGCGGCGGCCTTCACGGTGCTCTACCCGGCGCGGACCGGCCAGTGGCACGGCCACCCCCACAACCTGCCGATCGAGATGGCGGTGAGCTTCGGTGTTCCCGCCGCGCTGCTGCTGGTGGGGATGGTGGTTGGCCTGCTGGGGCGTTCCGCCCGTCGGGGCATGGCGGGCGGGGCCCTGTTCGAACGCGCCTGGTGGGCCGCGGCGCTGGTGCTGCTCAGCCTGCACGCCACCGACATCCCCCTCTACGACAGCCGCCTCAACATCGCCGGCTGGATCCTGCTGGCGGGCCTGCGCGGGCGTCAGCCGGCGGAGACGAGGGCCGGAGCCCCCTGA
- a CDS encoding chloride channel protein → MVGLSQSGTPQWQRASARSIRSLLEQRWFSVVLALMLTGLGAAFTALLFRFGVGWLGTWRLRLLQDAPPWLVLPAVGALGGLISGQLVQRLAPAASGSGVTQVMNFLRHRAVPMGLRVGVVKLMAGIVAIGSGFPLGPEGPAVQMGASVAWSMARVLKAPVAFRRVIVAAGGGAGIAAAFSAPIGGFVYAIEELLHSARPVVLLLVLVTTFAADTWADVLGLSGLGPHAGGLQAGVGFQLEREYSPLVQFLPVDLLYLIALGPVVGVLAELYCRYVLRMQRWGHQWFGNRLVLRMVLSGAVLGAVYGLLPSDFHNQAALQHDVATGHVGIGMALAIFVLLFFSTGMAAGSGAPGGLFAPMLTLGGSIGLACGGWVEAATGHVPTTYVFAGMGAFVAGCSRTPITAMFLAFGLTKDLLILKPILVSCLGSFLVARLFDGRSIYERQMELELEFAPARSQAPPVIQTGGRSPAGRAGGGENPREWEHLLRRPQTLPRQRTLNQETLLFDPVPPDPGALTALLAFPSTYSVGITSLGFQVVWAALAGRRDVDVRRVFTDRSEPLPRRCDLFGLSLSWELDGPVLLDLLERQRIPIWACERGDDDPLVFGGGPVLTANPEPLAPFFDAVLLGDGEELLPEFIDAVQAGRGRPRAERLRTLARVPGVYVPGLYTPRYGRDCSLENVMPVEPELPASLSKRTWRGERLSRSMVITPEAAWPAIHMVEVVRSCPELCRFCLASYLTLPFRTPAVEGSLIPAVEAGLGATRRLGLLGASVTQHPGFAELMDWLDQERFEDVRVSLSSVRAATVTTELSRILARRGSRSLTIAVESGSERMRELINKKLSHEQIQAAARHALEGGLSALKLYGMVGLPTEEEDDVEATADLMLQLRAANPGLRLTLGVSSFVPKAQTPFQWHGLRPEAEKRLKRLGKRLRPKGITLRPESYGWSAVQALLSRGDRRLAPVIAAVRGNSTSQGGWKRAHAAVRAGEAPPAPGSPPLPPPPAWSEVVHGCWDQEQVLPWQHLRGGVAPAVLVRQGAPALVSAG, encoded by the coding sequence ATGGTCGGCCTGAGCCAGAGCGGAACGCCCCAGTGGCAGCGGGCCTCGGCCCGCAGCATCCGCAGCCTGCTCGAGCAGCGCTGGTTCAGCGTCGTTCTGGCCCTGATGCTCACCGGGCTCGGGGCCGCCTTCACGGCCCTGTTGTTCCGCTTCGGGGTGGGATGGCTGGGCACCTGGCGCCTGCGCCTGCTGCAGGACGCCCCGCCCTGGCTGGTGCTGCCGGCTGTCGGCGCCCTCGGGGGACTGATCTCAGGCCAGCTGGTGCAGCGGCTGGCCCCCGCCGCCTCGGGCTCGGGCGTCACGCAGGTGATGAACTTCCTCCGGCACCGGGCGGTGCCCATGGGGCTGCGGGTGGGGGTGGTGAAGCTGATGGCCGGCATCGTGGCCATCGGCAGCGGCTTTCCCCTGGGGCCGGAAGGCCCGGCGGTGCAGATGGGAGCCTCGGTGGCCTGGAGCATGGCCCGGGTCCTGAAAGCTCCGGTGGCCTTCCGGCGCGTGATCGTGGCCGCGGGCGGCGGCGCCGGGATCGCCGCGGCCTTCAGCGCCCCGATCGGCGGCTTCGTCTATGCCATCGAGGAGCTGCTGCACTCCGCTCGCCCGGTGGTGCTGCTGCTGGTGCTGGTCACCACCTTCGCGGCCGACACCTGGGCCGATGTGCTCGGACTGTCCGGTCTCGGACCCCATGCCGGCGGCCTGCAGGCCGGTGTGGGCTTTCAGCTGGAGCGCGAATACTCCCCCCTGGTGCAGTTCCTGCCGGTAGACCTGCTGTACCTGATCGCCCTCGGTCCGGTGGTCGGCGTGCTGGCCGAGCTCTACTGCCGCTACGTGCTGCGGATGCAGCGCTGGGGTCACCAGTGGTTCGGGAACCGGCTCGTGCTGCGGATGGTGCTGAGCGGCGCGGTGCTGGGGGCCGTCTACGGCCTGCTTCCCTCCGACTTCCACAACCAGGCGGCCCTGCAGCACGACGTGGCCACGGGGCACGTGGGCATCGGCATGGCCCTGGCGATCTTCGTGCTGCTGTTCTTCAGCACCGGCATGGCCGCGGGGTCGGGCGCACCGGGTGGTCTGTTCGCGCCGATGCTCACCCTGGGCGGATCGATCGGTCTGGCCTGCGGCGGCTGGGTGGAGGCGGCCACCGGCCACGTGCCCACCACCTATGTGTTCGCGGGGATGGGCGCCTTCGTGGCGGGCTGCTCGCGCACGCCGATCACAGCGATGTTCCTGGCCTTCGGCCTCACCAAGGACCTGCTGATCCTCAAGCCGATCCTGGTGAGCTGCCTCGGCAGCTTCCTGGTGGCACGGCTGTTCGACGGCCGCTCCATCTACGAACGCCAGATGGAGCTGGAGCTGGAATTCGCACCGGCCCGCAGCCAGGCCCCACCCGTGATCCAGACCGGTGGCCGCTCCCCCGCCGGCCGGGCAGGCGGGGGAGAGAATCCACGCGAGTGGGAGCATCTCCTGCGCCGGCCCCAGACCCTCCCCCGCCAGCGGACCCTGAATCAAGAAACCCTCCTGTTTGACCCGGTCCCACCGGACCCCGGCGCCCTCACGGCCCTGCTCGCCTTTCCCAGCACCTACTCGGTCGGGATCACGAGCCTCGGCTTTCAGGTGGTGTGGGCGGCCCTGGCCGGGCGGCGGGATGTGGATGTGCGGCGGGTGTTCACCGACCGGAGCGAGCCGCTGCCGCGCCGCTGCGATCTCTTCGGTCTCTCCCTGAGCTGGGAGCTGGACGGCCCGGTGCTGCTGGATCTGCTCGAGCGCCAACGGATCCCCATCTGGGCCTGCGAACGCGGTGACGACGATCCACTGGTGTTCGGCGGCGGGCCCGTGCTCACGGCCAACCCGGAACCGCTGGCCCCCTTCTTCGATGCCGTGCTACTGGGCGACGGCGAGGAGCTGCTGCCCGAGTTCATCGACGCCGTTCAGGCCGGCCGGGGCCGGCCGCGGGCGGAGCGGCTGCGGACCCTGGCCCGCGTCCCGGGCGTCTACGTGCCGGGCCTCTACACACCCCGCTACGGCCGTGACTGCAGCCTCGAAAACGTGATGCCGGTGGAACCGGAGCTGCCCGCCAGCCTCTCCAAGCGCACCTGGCGCGGCGAACGGCTGAGCCGCTCGATGGTGATCACGCCGGAGGCCGCCTGGCCGGCCATCCACATGGTCGAGGTGGTCCGCAGCTGCCCCGAACTCTGCCGCTTCTGCCTGGCCAGCTACCTCACCCTGCCGTTCCGCACTCCAGCGGTGGAGGGGAGCCTGATTCCGGCGGTGGAAGCAGGCCTGGGAGCCACCCGTCGCCTGGGACTGCTGGGGGCATCGGTGACCCAGCATCCGGGCTTCGCCGAGCTGATGGACTGGCTCGACCAGGAGCGCTTCGAGGATGTGCGCGTCAGCCTGAGCTCGGTGCGGGCGGCCACGGTGACGACCGAGCTGAGCCGGATCCTGGCCCGCCGCGGCAGCCGCTCCCTCACGATCGCGGTCGAGAGCGGCAGCGAGCGGATGCGTGAGCTGATCAACAAGAAGCTCTCGCACGAGCAGATCCAGGCGGCGGCACGCCATGCCCTGGAGGGGGGTCTCAGCGCCCTCAAGCTCTACGGGATGGTCGGCCTGCCGACGGAGGAGGAGGACGACGTGGAGGCCACCGCGGATCTGATGCTGCAGCTGCGGGCCGCCAACCCCGGCCTGAGACTGACCCTGGGGGTGAGCAGTTTCGTGCCCAAGGCCCAGACCCCATTCCAGTGGCACGGCCTCCGGCCCGAGGCCGAGAAACGGCTGAAACGACTGGGCAAGCGGCTCCGGCCCAAAGGCATCACCCTGCGTCCGGAAAGCTACGGCTGGAGCGCGGTGCAGGCCCTGCTCAGCCGCGGCGACCGGCGGCTCGCCCCGGTGATCGCCGCCGTGCGGGGCAACAGCACCAGCCAGGGGGGCTGGAAACGGGCCCACGCCGCCGTGCGCGCCGGCGAGGCTCCCCCGGCACCGGGTTCACCGCCCCTGCCGCCGCCGCCGGCCTGGTCGGAGGTGGTGCACGGCTGCTGGGACCAGGAGCAGGTGCTCCCCTGGCAGCACCTGCGGGGCGGTGTGGCTCCGGCGGTGCTGGTCCGTCAGGGGGCTCCGGCCCTCGTCTCCGCCGGCTGA
- the acnB gene encoding bifunctional aconitate hydratase 2/2-methylisocitrate dehydratase, translating into MLSSYHEAAAERLSLGIPPLPLNAEQTGALTEALHNPPAGQEQELLELLRERVPPGVDEAAYVKATWLSAVAGGRASSPLVSAVEATELLGTMVGGYNVAALIELLSDPREAIAGAAAEGLSRTLLVYDAFNDVLELAETNRFARQVVDSWAAADWFTRRPELAEAITVTVFKVEGETNTDDLSPAVHATTRPDIPLHALAMLETRDPDGLATIEALRQKGHPIAYVGDVVGTGSSRKSAINSVLWHIGHDIPHVPNKRAGGVILGGKIAPIFFNTAQDSGALPIECDVSALRSGDVITIRPAAGTIERAATEEGAGTVIARFSLKPSTLTDEVRAGGRIPLMIGRALTDRVRQRLGLAASTLFVRPGLPEDTGRGFTLAQKMVGRACGVAGVRPGTSCEPVMTTVGSQDTTGPMTRDEMKELACLGFSADLVMQSFCHTAAYPKPVDIQTQKELPDFFEQRGGVALRPGDGIIHSWLNRMLLPDTVGTGGDSHTRFPLGISFPGGSGVVAFAAAIGAMPLDMPESVLVRFSGSLQPGVTLRDVVNAIPWTAIQRGLLTVEKANKINVFNGRIMEIEGLPDLKLEQAFELTDATAERSCAGCTIRLSEETVSEYLRSNVSLMRNMIARGYQDARTLARRIRAMEDWLAKPSLLSADPDAEYADILEIDLDSLHEPVLACPNDPDNVKLLSEVAGDPVQEVFIGSCMTNIGHYRAAAKVLEGAGTLQTRLWVCPPTRMDEERLKQEGYYAIFEAAGCRMEMPGCSLCMGNQARVEDNTTVFSTSTRNFNNRLGKGAQVYLGSAELAAVCALLGRIPTVEEYRSIAASKIDPLSDELYRYLNFDQISGFEEEGRVVSPAEQAEVLAEV; encoded by the coding sequence ATGCTCAGCTCGTACCACGAGGCCGCCGCCGAGCGTCTGAGCCTCGGCATCCCGCCGCTGCCCCTGAACGCGGAGCAGACCGGGGCGCTCACCGAAGCGCTGCACAACCCCCCGGCGGGCCAGGAGCAGGAGCTGCTGGAGCTGCTGCGGGAACGGGTGCCGCCCGGAGTCGATGAGGCGGCCTACGTCAAGGCCACCTGGCTGAGCGCCGTGGCCGGCGGCCGCGCCAGCTCCCCGCTGGTGAGCGCCGTGGAGGCCACCGAACTGCTCGGCACGATGGTGGGGGGATACAACGTGGCCGCCCTGATCGAGCTGCTGTCGGATCCGCGCGAGGCGATCGCCGGGGCCGCGGCCGAAGGGCTGAGCCGCACCCTGCTGGTCTACGACGCCTTCAACGACGTGCTCGAGTTGGCGGAGACGAACCGGTTCGCCCGGCAGGTGGTGGACTCCTGGGCGGCGGCGGACTGGTTCACCCGGCGACCGGAGCTGGCCGAGGCGATCACCGTGACGGTGTTCAAGGTGGAGGGCGAGACCAACACCGACGACCTCTCTCCAGCGGTCCATGCCACCACCCGGCCGGACATCCCCCTGCACGCCCTGGCCATGCTGGAGACCCGCGATCCCGACGGGCTGGCCACCATCGAAGCCCTGCGGCAGAAGGGCCATCCGATCGCCTACGTCGGCGATGTGGTGGGCACCGGCAGTTCGCGCAAGTCGGCGATCAACTCGGTGCTGTGGCACATCGGCCACGACATCCCCCACGTGCCCAACAAGCGGGCCGGCGGTGTGATCCTCGGCGGCAAGATCGCCCCGATTTTCTTCAACACCGCTCAGGATTCCGGCGCCCTGCCGATCGAATGCGATGTCTCGGCCCTGCGCAGCGGTGATGTGATCACCATCCGACCCGCGGCCGGCACGATCGAGCGGGCGGCCACCGAGGAGGGGGCCGGCACGGTCATCGCCCGCTTCAGCCTCAAGCCGAGCACCCTCACCGATGAGGTGCGCGCCGGCGGACGCATCCCCCTGATGATCGGCCGGGCCCTCACGGATCGGGTGCGCCAGCGCCTGGGGCTGGCCGCCAGCACCCTGTTCGTGCGGCCGGGTCTGCCGGAGGACACCGGCCGCGGCTTCACCCTGGCCCAGAAGATGGTGGGACGCGCCTGCGGCGTGGCGGGCGTGCGCCCGGGCACCAGCTGCGAACCGGTGATGACCACGGTCGGCAGCCAGGACACCACCGGCCCGATGACGCGGGACGAGATGAAGGAGCTGGCCTGCCTGGGCTTCTCGGCCGATCTGGTGATGCAGAGCTTCTGCCACACGGCGGCCTACCCGAAACCGGTCGACATCCAGACGCAGAAGGAGCTGCCGGATTTCTTCGAGCAGCGCGGCGGCGTGGCCCTGCGGCCGGGCGACGGCATCATCCACAGCTGGCTCAACCGCATGCTGCTGCCCGACACGGTCGGCACGGGCGGTGACAGCCACACCCGCTTCCCCCTGGGCATCTCCTTCCCCGGGGGCTCGGGCGTGGTGGCCTTCGCCGCAGCCATCGGCGCCATGCCGCTGGACATGCCGGAATCGGTGCTGGTGCGCTTCAGCGGCTCGCTGCAGCCGGGCGTGACCCTGCGTGACGTGGTCAACGCCATCCCCTGGACCGCGATCCAGCGGGGCCTGCTGACGGTGGAGAAGGCCAACAAGATCAACGTCTTCAACGGCCGGATCATGGAGATCGAGGGGCTGCCCGACCTCAAGCTCGAGCAGGCCTTCGAACTCACCGACGCCACGGCCGAACGCTCCTGCGCCGGCTGCACGATCCGTCTGTCCGAGGAGACGGTGTCCGAATACCTGCGCAGCAACGTCAGCCTGATGCGCAACATGATCGCCAGGGGTTATCAGGACGCCCGCACCCTGGCCCGACGGATCCGGGCCATGGAGGACTGGCTGGCCAAGCCCAGCCTGCTCTCGGCCGATCCCGATGCCGAGTACGCCGACATCCTGGAGATCGACCTCGACAGCCTGCACGAGCCGGTTCTGGCCTGTCCGAACGATCCGGACAATGTCAAGCTGCTCAGCGAGGTGGCCGGCGATCCGGTGCAGGAGGTGTTCATCGGCTCCTGCATGACCAACATCGGCCACTACCGCGCTGCGGCCAAGGTGCTCGAGGGTGCCGGCACCCTCCAGACCCGCCTCTGGGTCTGCCCGCCCACCCGCATGGATGAGGAACGCCTCAAGCAGGAGGGCTATTACGCCATCTTTGAAGCGGCCGGCTGCCGCATGGAGATGCCCGGCTGCTCGCTCTGCATGGGCAACCAGGCCCGGGTGGAGGACAACACCACCGTGTTCTCCACCAGCACGCGCAACTTCAACAACCGCCTCGGCAAGGGTGCGCAGGTCTACCTGGGCAGCGCCGAACTGGCGGCGGTCTGCGCCCTGCTCGGTCGCATCCCCACCGTGGAGGAGTACCGCAGCATCGCCGCCTCGAAGATCGATCCCCTCTCCGATGAGCTCTACCGCTACCTCAACTTCGATCAGATCAGCGGTTTCGAGGAGGAGGGCCGCGTGGTCAGCCCCGCCGAGCAGGCGGAGGTGCTGGCGGAGGTCTGA
- a CDS encoding diacylglycerol/polyprenol kinase family protein gives MGLALWVRGRWPAQREWPRKIVHIGTGPVVLIAWAVQVDRWIALPVAASVTLLAALNHRIRVLPAVEDVDRHSYGTVAYGLAITLLAWWFWPAQAAAMAVGVMVMALGDGLAGLVGPAVRSPSWSVMGQRKSLAGTLAMALVSLLTLLLARMITGTGPELWTLPALALVATGLEQVAVAGIDNLSVPLSVSWLWVQLGGAG, from the coding sequence GTGGGCCTGGCCCTGTGGGTGCGGGGGCGCTGGCCCGCTCAGCGGGAATGGCCCCGCAAGATCGTGCACATCGGCACGGGGCCGGTGGTGCTCATCGCCTGGGCGGTGCAGGTGGACCGCTGGATCGCCCTGCCCGTGGCGGCCAGCGTCACCCTGCTGGCCGCCCTCAATCACCGCATCCGGGTGCTGCCGGCCGTTGAGGATGTGGACCGCCACAGCTACGGCACCGTGGCCTACGGACTGGCGATCACGCTGCTCGCCTGGTGGTTCTGGCCGGCTCAGGCCGCGGCCATGGCGGTTGGGGTGATGGTGATGGCCCTGGGCGATGGGCTTGCCGGACTCGTGGGGCCGGCCGTGCGGTCCCCCAGCTGGAGCGTGATGGGTCAGCGCAAATCCCTGGCCGGAACGCTGGCGATGGCGCTGGTCAGCCTGCTGACGCTGCTGCTGGCACGCATGATCACGGGAACCGGCCCCGAGCTGTGGACCCTGCCTGCCCTCGCACTGGTGGCCACAGGGCTGGAGCAGGTGGCGGTGGCCGGCATCGACAACCTCAGCGTGCCCCTGAGCGTCTCCTGGCTCTGGGTTCAGCTGGGAGGAGCCGGCTGA
- a CDS encoding 3-deoxy-7-phosphoheptulonate synthase, whose protein sequence is MCSTSDLHVVETRPLVPPSLLHQELPLAPHTAESIQAARRRIQAILRGEDRRLLVIVGPCSVHDVDAAREYADRLLPVRQRHAEDLEVVMRVYFEKPRTTVGWKGLINDPHLDGSYDINTGLRRARGLLLHLAGCGLPAATELLDPVVPQYIADLISWTAIGARTTESQTHREMASGLSMPIGYKNGTDGSAAIAINAMQAASRPHHFLGINHEGHASIVTTTGNPDGHLVLRGGKQGPNYSPEAVTAAARQLEAAGLTPRLMVDCSHGNSNKDYRRQGEVLASVAAQVADGSDAVLGVMLESHLVAGSQGLGSDPVSLSYGQSITDACIDFETTEALLDQLSAAVRGSRSRQAVLT, encoded by the coding sequence CTGTGCTCCACCTCCGATCTCCACGTGGTGGAGACCCGTCCATTGGTGCCGCCCAGCCTGCTGCATCAGGAGCTGCCGCTGGCGCCGCACACGGCTGAGTCGATCCAGGCGGCCCGCCGGCGCATTCAGGCGATCCTGCGGGGCGAGGACCGGCGCCTGCTGGTGATCGTCGGGCCCTGCTCGGTGCATGACGTGGATGCGGCGCGCGAGTACGCGGATCGCCTTCTGCCGGTGCGCCAGCGCCACGCCGAGGATCTGGAGGTGGTGATGCGGGTGTATTTCGAGAAGCCCCGCACCACCGTGGGCTGGAAGGGTCTGATCAACGACCCCCACCTCGACGGCAGTTACGACATCAACACCGGGCTGCGGCGGGCCCGCGGGCTGCTGCTGCATCTGGCCGGCTGCGGCCTGCCGGCGGCCACCGAGCTGCTCGACCCCGTGGTGCCCCAGTACATCGCCGATCTGATCAGCTGGACGGCGATCGGCGCCCGCACCACCGAGAGCCAGACCCACCGCGAGATGGCCTCCGGCCTCTCGATGCCGATCGGCTACAAGAACGGCACCGATGGCAGCGCCGCCATCGCCATCAACGCCATGCAGGCGGCCTCCCGGCCCCATCACTTCCTCGGCATCAACCACGAGGGCCATGCCTCCATCGTCACCACCACCGGCAATCCCGATGGGCACCTGGTGCTGCGGGGCGGCAAGCAGGGCCCCAACTACAGCCCCGAAGCGGTGACGGCGGCGGCCCGTCAGCTGGAGGCGGCCGGCCTGACGCCGCGACTGATGGTGGACTGCAGCCATGGCAACTCCAACAAGGACTACCGGCGTCAGGGCGAGGTGCTGGCCAGCGTGGCCGCTCAGGTGGCTGACGGTTCCGATGCCGTGCTCGGCGTGATGCTCGAGAGCCACCTGGTGGCTGGCAGCCAGGGTCTGGGCTCCGATCCGGTGAGCCTCAGCTATGGCCAGAGCATCACCGATGCCTGCATCGATTTCGAGACGACTGAGGCGCTGCTGGATCAGCTCAGCGCTGCGGTGCGCGGGTCCCGCTCCCGGCAGGCCGTGCTGACCTGA